A genomic window from Flavobacterium azooxidireducens includes:
- a CDS encoding YkgJ family cysteine cluster protein: MAHFQIDTLAKLAKDKHIENKKYFDKLKKKTPKNLDYVMQDLHEAEFKKTDCLDCANCCKTTGPLFTSADIERISKHFRQKPQQFIDQYLRIDEENDYVLKSVPCTFLESDNKCFIYDVRPKACREFPHTDRKKFNQITDLTLLNVAICPAAYNIVERMKEKLPL; this comes from the coding sequence TTGGCACATTTTCAAATTGACACATTGGCTAAACTTGCCAAAGATAAGCATATCGAAAACAAAAAGTATTTTGATAAGTTAAAAAAGAAAACGCCCAAAAATTTAGATTATGTGATGCAAGATTTGCACGAAGCAGAATTTAAAAAGACTGATTGTTTAGATTGTGCCAATTGCTGCAAAACAACAGGGCCGCTTTTTACTTCAGCCGATATTGAACGAATTTCGAAACATTTCCGACAAAAACCACAACAATTCATTGACCAATATTTGCGTATTGATGAGGAAAATGATTATGTGTTGAAATCAGTTCCGTGTACGTTTTTAGAAAGCGATAACAAATGTTTTATCTACGATGTTCGCCCAAAAGCCTGCCGTGAATTCCCACACACCGACCGAAAAAAGTTCAACCAAATCACTGATTTAACTTTGTTAAACGTTGCAATTTGCCCTGCCGCTTATAATATTGTAGAACGAATGAAAGAGAAGCTACCTTTATGA
- a CDS encoding class I SAM-dependent methyltransferase, translating into MKDLFGKAILDYQTGNDPQDLITETSISEADEMSVAYLFRDFDEMPKIEQKALELSKGKILDVGCGAGSHSLYLQEKGYDVTSIDISPNAIKACELRGLKKVKVQDVMTLENEKFDTILLLMNGAGMCGRLKNITKFLQKLKSLLTENGQILVDSSDIIYMFDDDEDGGKWIPGDSEYYGEVEFKVSYKGETEKPFDWMYIDYNTLENAAIANGLSCELILEGEHFDYLARLCFE; encoded by the coding sequence ATGAAAGATCTTTTTGGAAAAGCCATTTTAGATTACCAAACCGGAAATGATCCGCAGGATTTGATAACCGAAACTTCGATTTCTGAAGCAGATGAAATGAGTGTTGCTTATTTATTTCGTGATTTTGATGAAATGCCTAAAATCGAACAAAAAGCATTGGAACTTTCCAAAGGAAAAATTCTGGATGTGGGTTGCGGTGCCGGAAGTCATTCACTTTATTTACAAGAAAAAGGATATGATGTTACTTCGATTGATATTTCACCTAATGCTATCAAAGCTTGCGAATTAAGAGGTTTAAAAAAAGTAAAAGTGCAAGATGTCATGACATTGGAAAACGAAAAATTTGATACTATTTTACTTTTGATGAATGGTGCCGGAATGTGCGGAAGATTGAAAAACATCACTAAATTTCTACAGAAACTAAAAAGTTTGTTGACCGAAAATGGTCAGATTTTGGTAGATAGTTCCGACATCATTTATATGTTTGATGACGATGAAGATGGCGGAAAATGGATTCCCGGAGATTCAGAATATTATGGCGAAGTAGAATTTAAAGTTTCATATAAAGGTGAAACGGAGAAACCATTTGATTGGATGTATATCGATTATAATACGTTAGAAAATGCTGCAATTGCCAACGGATTGTCTTGTGAATTAATTTTGGAAGGTGAACATTTTGATTATTTGGCGAGATTGTGTTTTGAGTAG
- a CDS encoding energy transducer TonB gives MRFLFLLLLLIFVNTSAQAQIQGEDEVYLNADLLEPEFPGGMDMFYTYLMARLDKSKIKPGEKLLVSFLVNKEGGMEKIKLLKFDDMDTAVEILRALKNFPKWKPAHKNGNPVGVELKIPIIFN, from the coding sequence ATGAGATTTTTGTTTTTACTTTTGCTATTGATTTTTGTAAACACTTCTGCCCAAGCTCAAATTCAAGGTGAGGATGAGGTCTATCTCAATGCCGATCTGCTAGAACCTGAGTTTCCTGGAGGAATGGATATGTTTTATACTTATTTGATGGCAAGACTTGATAAAAGCAAAATTAAACCCGGAGAAAAATTATTGGTTTCTTTTTTAGTGAATAAGGAAGGAGGTATGGAAAAGATCAAACTTTTAAAATTTGATGATATGGATACCGCCGTTGAAATTTTAAGAGCATTAAAGAATTTTCCCAAATGGAAACCTGCTCACAAAAACGGAAATCCTGTTGGAGTTGAATTGAAGATTCCGATTATATTTAATTAA
- a CDS encoding DUF2059 domain-containing protein gives MKKTVLTFALLLITTIGFSQEAFKKDVVNYLEVSGQSNTFKMITKDLVNNIPEAKKAEFQKELDASINDLMSKMADMYMSEFTHDEIKALLKFYESPVGKKLTDKTEVLYNKGQTVGQEWGMGLQTMMMKYMQ, from the coding sequence ATGAAAAAAACAGTTTTAACTTTTGCACTTTTATTGATTACAACAATTGGATTTTCTCAAGAAGCGTTTAAAAAAGACGTGGTTAATTATCTTGAAGTGAGTGGTCAGTCTAACACGTTTAAAATGATTACAAAAGATTTAGTAAATAATATTCCTGAAGCAAAAAAAGCTGAATTTCAAAAAGAATTAGATGCTTCTATCAATGATTTAATGAGTAAAATGGCCGATATGTATATGTCTGAATTTACGCATGATGAAATTAAAGCTTTATTAAAATTCTATGAATCTCCGGTAGGAAAAAAATTAACTGATAAAACTGAAGTGCTTTATAATAAAGGTCAAACAGTTGGTCAAGAATGGGGAATGGGATTGCAAACGATGATGATGAAATACATGCAATAA